The Trichosurus vulpecula isolate mTriVul1 chromosome 4, mTriVul1.pri, whole genome shotgun sequence genome contains a region encoding:
- the PPP1R27 gene encoding protein phosphatase 1 regulatory subunit 27, which translates to MRYSVPTTPAHRSRYSQRRLHAERCVRFPNDVLFLDHIRQGDLRQVGRFIRTRKVSLDTIYPSGLAALHEAVLSGNLECVKLLVKHGADIHQRDETGWTALHMACSDGYPDIARYLISLGANKDVANDDGDLPSDLIDPDYTDLVELFKGATMD; encoded by the exons ATGCGTTATTCAGTGCCAACCACCCCTGCCCACCGCAGCCGCTATAGTCAGCGACGTCTACATGCAGAGCGCTGTGTCCGATTTCCCAACGATGTCCTGTTTCTGGATCACATCCGACAAGGTGACCTGAGGCAGGTAGGACGCTTCATCCGGACTCGAAAAGTCTCCCTGGATACCATCTATCCTTCAG GTCTGGCTGCCCTGCATGAAGCAGTACTTTCTGGGAACCTGGAGTGCGTGAAGCTACTAGTCAAGCATGGGGCTGACATCCACCAGCGGGATGAAACAGGATGGACTGCATTGCACATGGCCTGCAGCGATGGCTACCCGGACATTGCCAG ATACCTCATCTCCCTGGGGGCGAACAAAGACGTCGCCAATGACGACGGTGACTTGCCCTCCGACCTCATCGACCCGGACTACACGGACCTGGTGGAGCTATTCAAAGGGGCCACGATGGACTGA